GCGAGCAAATCGCGCGTTGCGCCGAAACCAATGCCAATGTGTTGGTGTTGGGCGCTTCGGGCACGGGCAAGGAATTGGTCGCCGCCAACATTCATTATTTAAGCAAAAGAAAACTCGAAAATTTTGTGCCGATCAACTGCGCCAGTTTACCGGACCATCTCATTGAAAGCGAGCTTTTCGGCTTCGAAAAGGGTTCATTCACCGGCGCGACCGCGAATAAGAAAGGCTTGTTCGAGGTGGCCATCGGCGGCTCGATTTTTCTTGATGAAATCACCGAGCTGCCCTTGTCCGCGCAATCCAAATTGTTGCGCGTGATTCAAGAACGCGAGATCGACAAAATCGGACGCACGGAAAAAATCGAGGTTGATGTGCGCGTGATGGCGGCCACCAACACGAATTTGGAAAAGGAAGTTGAAGAACGCCGTTTCCGCGAGGATTTGTATTACCGTTTGAATGTGGTTTCGATTTTCATTCCGCCGCTGGCGCAACGGCGCGAGGATATTCCGGTGTTGCTCGAGCATTTCTTGGGAATTTTTAGCGCGCAAATGAATCAAGAACCGCCGCGCTTGGATGATGAAGCTTCGCACTTTTTGCGGCATTATGATTGGCCTGGCAACGTGAGGCAGTTGCAAAACGTGTTGCAACGCCTGCTGCTTAGCCGCGCTGAGACGATCACACTGCCGCAGGTGAAGACGGCGCTAAACATCAAACCCGATGTCGCGCATGATGAT
The nucleotide sequence above comes from Cytophagia bacterium CHB2. Encoded proteins:
- a CDS encoding sigma-54-dependent Fis family transcriptional regulator codes for the protein MKVTEDINILLIEDEAYDVRRVQNTLRPFADHLRISEVVSDGEQALARLAKDHGKIDVVIMDFQISGGLIGENLIRKIKEIDPALQIIVITKMTMNISDFHFASKLLEAGAMWYCTKYPGDVEEYIYQPTDFVLSIINAYEKKKLIKEQRVTTLKLQKNVQDILARKRIIGVSPAIESVREQIARCAETNANVLVLGASGTGKELVAANIHYLSKRKLENFVPINCASLPDHLIESELFGFEKGSFTGATANKKGLFEVAIGGSIFLDEITELPLSAQSKLLRVIQEREIDKIGRTEKIEVDVRVMAATNTNLEKEVEERRFREDLYYRLNVVSIFIPPLAQRREDIPVLLEHFLGIFSAQMNQEPPRLDDEASHFLRHYDWPGNVRQLQNVLQRLLLSRAETITLPQVKTALNIKPDVAHDDLSSRGLWSQERIIPWRDMEKLVQEKYFRFVRESAGSDAEAARILGLAPPNYHRMCKRLGIK